The Nocardia sp. NBC_00508 nucleotide sequence CGGCTCGGCGGCGCCGGATGTGGTGGTGCTCGATCCGCCGCGCGCGGGCGCGGGCAAGGAAGTGGTCGGCGCGGTCACGGCGAGCGGGCCGACGCGGATCGTCCACGTCGGATGCGACCCGGCGGCGTTCGCCCGGGATCTCGGGCTGTACCAGGCGGCGGGCTACCGGCTCGCCGACCTGCGCGCCTTCGACGCGTTTCCCGCGACCCACCACGTCGAATGCCTTGCACTGCTGGAGCGTCGAGTCCCCGATCAGCGTCACCTCGGAGTTCGACCGGCGTGACGGATCAATCCAGCTGCCACGTGATGCGAATGCCCGCGGCGATCTCGCTCTCGCCCAGTTCGACCGGGACCGCGGTAGGCCTCCATCGGGGCGGACATGCTCTGCACACGCGGGACCGGTGGCGCGGAGGCGGCGTTCTCGGTGATCTCCAGGACCTTGCCGAGCGGGCGCTGCGCGCGCTCCGCGTACTGCTCGGCCTTGGCCAGGGCGTTCTCCCACGCGGCGTCGCGAGCCCGGGCGAGCAAGGACTCCTGGTCGGCGAAGGTGAGGGTCAGGCCACCGAGGCGGACGTCGTCGCCGCCCACCTCGACACAGTTGGCGATGATCGTGGCGGGTCCGGGATCGGAGGTCTCGCCGATATCGCGCAATGCCACGGTCAGCGACGTGGTGGCGAGGTATCCGGTGATGCGGTTGCCCTGGCCCTCGGTCCACACCGTCTCGGTCTGCACCGACAGACCGCTGGTGGCGATGTCGGCGCCCTCGACGCGGTCGGATCGCAGCGATCGCGTGAGCGCGGCCACCCGCTCGCCGGCCTGGCGGTAGGCGAGCGCGACCTTGCTCGCCCGGGATTCGACGGAGATCGTCACCCGCATCAGGTCCGGGGTGGCGCGGGCCGTGCCGTGCCCGAAGGTCGTGACGGTGCCTGCCCGCGAATCGGACTTCTTGCTCACGGAATTCTCCTGGGTGATCGGTGTCGGTCCGGACTTGCGGTCGCGCCGTCACCCACACGCCGAACGAATCGGGTTGCACCGCAGCCAGTTCGGGGATGTGGTCGGCCGGTGCTCCGCGATATTCGCCACGACACCGCTGGTGGACATCGTCGATGGCCCACGC carries:
- a CDS encoding SIMPL domain-containing protein — protein: MSKKSDSRAGTVTTFGHGTARATPDLMRVTISVESRASKVALAYRQAGERVAALTRSLRSDRVEGADIATSGLSVQTETVWTEGQGNRITGYLATTSLTVALRDIGETSDPGPATIIANCVEVGGDDVRLGGLTLTFADQESLLARARDAAWENALAKAEQYAERAQRPLGKVLEITENAASAPPVPRVQSMSAPMEAYRGPGRTGRERDRRGHSHHVAAGLIRHAGRTPR